CCCAATCGTAGCCCTGTTCCTCAAGTTGAAGCGCCAATTCGGGGCCGCCAGATTCGACCACACGTCCGTCGAGCATGACATGCACAAAATCAGGCTGGATATAATTTAAAATCCGCTGGTAGTGCGTAATCACCAAAGCGCCAAATTCGCTGTTACGCAAGGCGTTCACGCCTTCGGAAACAATTCGCAAGGCATCAATATCCAGGCCAGAGTCGGTTTCGTCAAGGATGGCGATCTCGGGTTGTAGTGTTGCCATTTGTAGAATTTCAGCACGCTTCTTTTCGCCGCCTGAAAAACCTTCGTTGAGATAACGTCCGGCAAAAGCATGATCCATTTTCAACATATCCATGCGCTCTTTGAGCATGGTACGAAACTGGGGAATTTTAATGCCCTTATCTTCTGGGTCGGCTGCTTTGCGGTGGGCGTTGATCGCTGTGCGCAAGAAATTTGCCACGGTCACCCCCGGGATGGAAACCGGATACTGAAAAGCCAGGAACAAC
Above is a genomic segment from Chloroflexota bacterium containing:
- the sufC gene encoding Fe-S cluster assembly ATPase SufC; translation: MSELVIKDLHVNVAGNEILKGLNLTVRQGEIHAIMGPNGTGKSTLAYALMGHPNYDVTGGEVWFKGENILELEPDERSHLGLFLAFQYPVSIPGVTVANFLRTAINAHRKAADPEDKGIKIPQFRTMLKERMDMLKMDHAFAGRYLNEGFSGGEKKRAEILQMATLQPEIAILDETDSGLDIDALRIVSEGVNALRNSEFGALVITHYQRILNYIQPDFVHVMLDGRVVESGGPELALQLEEQGYDWVREKHSSVVA